One genomic region from Nitrosopumilus sp. encodes:
- a CDS encoding glutamyl-tRNA reductase has protein sequence MSHVSFDVMNARVTFKNVPIHTISKFAFKDIAAACAEFKKIPGVEECVIIQTATRVEIFTVSNVETDDSPDARRVEGKTLVLNQIKDTWVSLSSLEQIDIDHFDQTLEVYKGDDVYLHLLRLASGLDSLVIGWQSVFDDITKAITDAKNAGVSGNILNKLFDSVIRLAARMRDTTGIAKDVISLGDIAVKLVEEKAGLDSKKKVLVIGTGEPAAMLAKTLAKKDVAFDVTSRSLDRATGFSTILGGTPVDFNDVLAGFDKYDIIFVATTSDYFLITYERIRLVMEEKKKGTLILDLSEPRTVDEGITALPGIKLLFRDQIAEIYEESVKTRVGIVPAVEKIIDKELPVLSARMKRLDA, from the coding sequence TTGAGTCACGTATCTTTTGATGTAATGAATGCGAGAGTAACTTTCAAAAATGTTCCTATTCATACTATTTCAAAATTTGCTTTCAAAGATATTGCTGCAGCATGTGCAGAATTTAAAAAAATACCTGGTGTTGAGGAATGTGTTATTATTCAAACTGCAACTAGAGTTGAAATATTTACAGTAAGTAATGTTGAAACTGATGATTCTCCTGATGCAAGAAGAGTTGAAGGTAAAACACTTGTTTTAAACCAAATTAAAGATACTTGGGTTTCTTTATCTTCTTTGGAACAAATAGATATTGATCACTTTGATCAAACACTTGAAGTTTACAAAGGTGATGATGTATATTTGCATCTTTTAAGATTGGCATCTGGATTGGATTCGTTAGTCATTGGATGGCAAAGTGTCTTTGATGATATCACTAAAGCAATTACGGATGCAAAGAATGCAGGCGTATCTGGAAATATCCTCAACAAATTGTTTGATAGTGTAATACGTCTAGCTGCAAGAATGAGAGATACTACTGGAATTGCAAAAGATGTAATCTCATTAGGTGACATAGCAGTGAAACTTGTTGAAGAAAAAGCTGGTCTTGATTCAAAGAAAAAAGTTCTTGTAATTGGTACTGGTGAACCTGCAGCTATGCTTGCAAAAACACTGGCAAAAAAAGATGTTGCATTTGATGTTACCAGTAGAAGTTTGGATAGGGCTACTGGTTTCTCAACAATTCTTGGTGGAACTCCTGTTGATTTTAATGATGTACTAGCAGGTTTTGATAAATATGACATTATCTTTGTTGCAACAACTTCTGATTATTTCTTAATTACATATGAGAGAATTAGATTGGTGATGGAAGAAAAGAAAAAAGGTACACTGATTTTAGATTTATCAGAACCTAGAACTGTAGATGAAGGAATAACTGCACTCCCTGGAATCAAATTATTGTTCAGAGATCAAATTGCAGAAATTTATGAAGAAAGTGTAAAAACTAGAGTGGGTATTGTTCCTGCTGTAGAGAAAATTATTGACAAAGAATTACCTGTTTTGTCTGCTAGAATGAAAAGACTAGATGCTTAA
- a CDS encoding DUF1059 domain-containing protein, with protein sequence MAKLKCNDYGFECDFVAEGEMESVIDEFQKHTDEEHGIDYSKEAIMQFLLRKQGL encoded by the coding sequence ATGGCAAAACTCAAGTGTAACGATTATGGATTTGAATGTGATTTCGTTGCAGAGGGAGAAATGGAGTCAGTAATTGATGAATTTCAAAAACACACTGATGAAGAACACGGAATAGATTATTCTAAAGAAGCCATAATGCAATTTCTCTTAAGAAAGCAAGGATTATAG
- a CDS encoding FAD-binding oxidoreductase, giving the protein MVSEMKAKVVYSELLKEDLVIIRLVPENGMPEYKTGQFLTIGLPIPAEKKVVRRAYSIASHAENRDYFEFVIRWVRKPLPGRVTTELFYLSVGDEVSLGEPTGAALQISDKLPNGKKDNRRVICVGGGTGLAPFIAFAKHFHDTNDKREIVVLHGASYVDELSYKRLLTDLELESEKRGRDKWNFRYRAAISRPKEYFNRSWNGHVGRVESFFKPDKKSGLSPVEEMVGEELTPENTIIYICGYQGTIDGVIDYLGPKGFVTEHEKKPDGSFGIKYESYG; this is encoded by the coding sequence ATGGTATCTGAGATGAAAGCAAAGGTCGTCTATAGCGAATTGCTCAAAGAAGATCTTGTAATTATTAGATTAGTTCCAGAAAATGGAATGCCAGAATACAAAACAGGGCAGTTTTTGACGATAGGACTTCCAATTCCTGCAGAAAAAAAAGTTGTAAGAAGAGCATACTCAATTGCATCACATGCAGAAAATAGAGATTATTTTGAATTTGTTATTAGATGGGTAAGAAAACCACTTCCAGGTCGTGTAACTACTGAATTATTTTATCTAAGTGTAGGAGATGAAGTTTCTCTTGGGGAACCAACAGGAGCTGCACTGCAAATTAGTGACAAATTACCTAATGGTAAAAAAGATAATCGTAGAGTAATTTGTGTTGGTGGTGGAACAGGATTGGCACCATTTATTGCATTTGCAAAACATTTCCATGATACAAACGATAAACGGGAAATAGTTGTTCTTCATGGTGCAAGTTATGTTGATGAGTTAAGCTACAAACGTTTGTTAACAGATTTAGAATTAGAGAGTGAAAAAAGAGGAAGAGACAAATGGAATTTCCGTTACAGGGCTGCAATCAGTAGACCAAAAGAATATTTCAATAGATCATGGAATGGTCATGTAGGAAGAGTAGAATCATTTTTCAAACCAGACAAAAAATCAGGGCTATCACCAGTAGAAGAAATGGTTGGAGAAGAATTAACTCCAGAAAACACCATTATCTACATTTGTGGCTATCAAGGAACTATTGATGGAGTCATCGATTACTTGGGACCAAAAGGGTTCGTTACGGAACATGAGAAAAAACCTGATGGAAGTTTTGGTATCAAGTATGAGTCATATGGATAA
- a CDS encoding inositol monophosphatase family protein, which translates to MEVIEILREASNRIYENVKELAGTDDAAGDFGIGAGGDISRNIDIIAEKTVLDYLKEINFECVVLGEECGRVELSDNPKGFIIMDAIDGSANAVRGVPFFCSSLAFATKNKLSSISDGVITNLSNGETYWASKNHGAFFNNKQIKVHTKNPVYKIVGINTSGASIELMNKLYPVFEKHDHTRHFGANALEMAMFARGLMDIFIDLRNKIRIQDIAAGYVIVKEAGGMLLDSNLNPLDADLSYETRVSFVAAANQEILDEIMSQIKK; encoded by the coding sequence ATGGAAGTAATAGAAATTCTGCGTGAAGCTTCAAACAGAATTTATGAAAACGTAAAAGAACTTGCAGGTACAGATGATGCCGCAGGAGATTTTGGGATAGGAGCAGGAGGAGATATTTCAAGAAACATTGACATTATTGCAGAAAAAACTGTGTTAGATTATCTTAAAGAAATTAATTTTGAGTGTGTTGTATTAGGCGAAGAATGTGGACGAGTTGAATTATCTGACAACCCTAAAGGATTTATCATAATGGATGCAATTGATGGTTCTGCAAATGCAGTAAGAGGTGTTCCTTTTTTCTGTAGTTCATTAGCATTTGCAACCAAAAACAAACTTAGTTCAATATCAGATGGTGTAATTACAAATCTTTCAAATGGTGAAACGTATTGGGCATCAAAAAATCATGGAGCATTTTTTAATAATAAACAAATCAAAGTTCACACAAAAAATCCAGTTTACAAAATAGTTGGAATTAACACATCAGGTGCGTCAATTGAATTGATGAATAAACTCTATCCAGTTTTTGAAAAACATGATCATACTAGACATTTTGGCGCAAATGCATTAGAGATGGCAATGTTTGCAAGAGGTTTAATGGATATTTTCATAGATTTGAGAAATAAAATTAGAATTCAAGATATTGCAGCAGGATATGTAATTGTGAAAGAGGCAGGAGGCATGCTTTTAGATTCTAATTTGAATCCTCTTGATGCAGATCTTAGTTATGAAACAAGAGTTTCATTTGTTGCAGCAGCTAATCAAGAAATTCTTGATGAAATAATGTCTCAAATTAAAAAGTAA
- the cas5 gene encoding CRISPR-associated protein Cas5 translates to MFTKPFLIESSISLPHPTPSAARAIPR, encoded by the coding sequence ATTTTTACAAAACCATTTTTAATTGAATCTTCAATTTCATTACCACATCCAACGCCTTCAGCTGCACGAGCCATTCCAAGATAG
- a CDS encoding AAA family ATPase, giving the protein MWSEKYRPQNISDMVGNEEARAAISEWFVKWKKGTKPLLLVGPPGIGKTTIAYLVAKQFGYDMIGLNASDVRSKSRINEILMPVLSNVSVMGTPMIFVDEVDGIHGRGDYGGASALVDILKEPTVPIVLAANSDDSDKMKSIKKVVKTIQFKKIPPRLLRVYLENILQKQSAKLSPGALIKVIDKSKGDIRSMINFTQSLVTGFNPQTENTFETINVEDGVNAFFKANSIEEARSVLYSMQIDPREKINAFYSSIITSELDNDTLAKYLEIMSEADMLFGKIMKTQNWRLLRYLNDILIKLYQNDDRIRYAQYNLSWPLLNRIRWDGAKIKALSSIMSRKLHLSSSSFVSLCLPFALFCIKNKTLELELEETFGDIIEKEIELIK; this is encoded by the coding sequence ATGTGGTCTGAAAAATACCGACCTCAGAATATTTCTGACATGGTGGGAAACGAAGAAGCACGAGCAGCAATTAGTGAATGGTTTGTTAAATGGAAAAAAGGCACAAAACCATTACTTTTAGTAGGTCCTCCTGGAATTGGAAAAACTACGATAGCATATCTGGTAGCCAAACAATTTGGATATGATATGATTGGACTTAATGCAAGTGATGTAAGAAGCAAATCACGAATAAATGAAATTCTTATGCCTGTATTGTCAAATGTGAGTGTCATGGGAACTCCTATGATTTTTGTAGATGAAGTTGATGGAATTCATGGTCGTGGTGATTATGGTGGTGCATCAGCACTTGTTGATATTCTCAAAGAGCCTACAGTTCCAATTGTCCTTGCTGCAAATAGTGATGATTCTGATAAAATGAAAAGTATCAAAAAAGTTGTAAAAACAATTCAATTCAAAAAAATTCCACCAAGATTATTACGAGTCTATCTTGAAAATATTTTGCAAAAACAAAGTGCAAAACTAAGTCCTGGAGCATTAATAAAAGTAATTGACAAATCAAAAGGAGATATTCGCTCTATGATCAACTTTACGCAATCGTTGGTAACAGGATTTAATCCTCAGACTGAAAACACTTTTGAAACTATCAATGTTGAAGATGGAGTAAATGCATTCTTTAAAGCAAATTCCATTGAAGAAGCTAGAAGTGTTTTGTATTCGATGCAAATCGATCCTAGAGAAAAAATCAATGCATTTTATTCTAGTATCATAACAAGTGAATTAGATAATGATACTCTTGCAAAATATTTAGAAATTATGTCCGAAGCTGATATGCTTTTTGGCAAAATAATGAAAACGCAAAATTGGAGATTACTTCGTTATCTAAATGACATTTTAATTAAATTATATCAAAATGATGATAGAATCAGATACGCACAATACAATTTATCATGGCCATTACTTAATAGAATTCGTTGGGATGGCGCAAAAATCAAAGCTCTGTCATCGATAATGTCAAGAAAATTACATTTGTCTTCAAGTTCTTTTGTTTCATTATGTTTACCGTTTGCATTATTTTGTATCAAAAATAAAACACTTGAATTAGAATTGGAAGAAACTTTTGGAGATATTATTGAAAAGGAGATTGAACTAATAAAATGA
- a CDS encoding acyl-CoA carboxylase subunit beta: MHSEKIEDYTKKKNTSLQGGGQDRIKAQHDKGKLTARERIDLLLDEGSFVEIDPMTTHHYHEYDMQKKKFFTDGVVGGYGNVNGRQIFVFAYDFTVLGGTLSQMGAKKICKLMDHAVKTGCPIIGIMDSGGARIQEGIMSLDGFADIFYHNQLASGVIPQITASIGPSAGGSVYSPAMTDFVIMVEKAGTMFVTGPDVVKTVLGEEISFDDLGGAMTHGSKSGVAHFVADNEYQCMDYIKKLISFLPQNNTEEPPKTKTDDDPNRLDHNLINIIPENPLQPYDMKEIINSIVDNHEFFEVHELFAPNVVVGYGRMDGQVVGIIANNPMHLAGALDIDSSNKAARFIRFCDSFNIPIITLVDTPGYMPGSNQEHNGIIRHGSKLLYAYCEATVPRITLVIGKAYGGAYIAMGSKNLRTDMNYAWPTARCAVLGGEAAVKIMYRKELQTAEDPEALKKQLIDEFAEKFENPYVAASHGTVDNVIDPAETRPMLIKALKMLVNKREKQLPRKHGNINL, encoded by the coding sequence GTGCATTCTGAAAAGATTGAGGATTATACTAAAAAGAAAAACACATCATTACAAGGTGGCGGCCAAGATAGAATCAAGGCACAACATGATAAGGGAAAATTAACAGCTCGTGAAAGAATTGATTTACTACTTGATGAGGGCTCTTTTGTAGAAATTGATCCAATGACTACACATCATTATCATGAATATGATATGCAGAAAAAGAAATTCTTTACTGATGGTGTAGTTGGAGGATATGGAAATGTAAATGGCAGACAAATCTTTGTTTTTGCATATGATTTTACTGTTCTTGGTGGAACACTAAGTCAGATGGGAGCTAAAAAAATCTGTAAACTAATGGATCATGCAGTTAAAACTGGATGTCCAATTATTGGAATTATGGATTCTGGTGGCGCTAGAATTCAAGAGGGAATAATGAGTCTTGATGGATTTGCAGATATCTTTTATCATAATCAACTTGCATCAGGTGTAATTCCACAAATTACTGCAAGTATAGGACCTTCTGCAGGTGGTTCTGTATATTCACCTGCTATGACAGACTTTGTTATCATGGTAGAAAAAGCAGGAACTATGTTTGTTACAGGACCTGATGTTGTTAAGACAGTATTAGGTGAGGAAATATCTTTTGATGATCTTGGAGGTGCAATGACTCATGGTTCAAAAAGCGGTGTTGCACATTTTGTTGCAGATAATGAATACCAGTGTATGGATTACATTAAAAAATTAATTTCATTTCTCCCACAAAATAATACTGAAGAACCACCTAAAACAAAAACAGATGATGATCCAAATAGATTAGATCATAATCTCATCAATATAATTCCTGAAAATCCATTACAACCTTATGATATGAAAGAAATCATAAATTCAATTGTAGATAATCATGAGTTCTTTGAAGTACATGAACTCTTTGCACCAAATGTTGTTGTAGGTTATGGAAGAATGGATGGACAAGTTGTTGGAATTATTGCAAATAACCCAATGCACCTTGCAGGTGCACTTGATATTGATTCATCAAACAAAGCAGCACGTTTTATTAGATTTTGTGATTCATTTAACATTCCAATAATTACTTTGGTAGATACTCCTGGATACATGCCTGGTTCTAATCAAGAGCATAATGGTATCATTAGACATGGTAGTAAATTGTTGTATGCATATTGTGAAGCAACTGTACCAAGAATTACTTTAGTAATTGGAAAAGCATATGGTGGTGCATACATTGCAATGGGGAGTAAAAATCTTAGAACTGATATGAATTATGCATGGCCAACTGCTAGATGTGCAGTTCTAGGTGGAGAAGCAGCTGTAAAAATCATGTATAGAAAAGAATTACAAACTGCTGAAGATCCTGAAGCACTTAAGAAACAATTAATTGATGAATTTGCAGAAAAATTTGAAAATCCTTACGTTGCTGCATCTCATGGAACTGTTGATAATGTAATTGATCCTGCTGAAACAAGACCTATGTTGATTAAAGCACTCAAAATGCTTGTAAACAAGAGAGAAAAACAACTTCCAAGAAAACATGGTAATATCAATTTGTGA
- a CDS encoding acetyl-CoA carboxylase biotin carboxylase subunit, with protein sequence MIEKVLIANRGEIALRVIRTCNALGIKTVAVYSDEDRNSLHVKKADESYHIGEAAPAKSYLNQEKILDVMLSSGANAVHPGYGFLSENDDFARLCEKNKITFIGPSADSMNLCGDKMECKAAMLKAKVPTVPGSPGLVKDANDAAKIANDIGYPVMLKSVYGGGGRGIRIVTNDKELHEGFETVTSESIAAVGKSAIIVEKFLEKTRHIEYQMCRDHHGNAVHIFERECSIQRRNQKLIEQTPSPVVDDAKREEIGEIVVRAAEAVDYTNLGTAEFLRADNGEFYFIEINARLQVEHPISEMVSGLDFVKLQIDIANGEPLPFKQKDLKMNGYAIECRINAEDTFLDFAPSTGPVPDVTIPAGPNVRCDTYLYPGSTVSPFYDSLMAKLCTWGPTFEESRTRMLTALNDMYVEGVETSIPLYKTILNSEEYKKGELSTDFLKRYDMIDKLSEDLKKEKEEKSEAALAAAIIHSEYFKNRVQSNTTGNATWKNKLD encoded by the coding sequence ATGATTGAAAAAGTACTAATTGCTAATAGAGGAGAAATTGCACTTAGAGTAATTAGAACATGCAATGCATTAGGAATCAAGACTGTTGCAGTATATTCTGATGAAGATCGCAATTCATTACATGTAAAGAAAGCTGATGAATCTTATCATATCGGTGAGGCAGCTCCTGCAAAATCCTATCTAAATCAAGAAAAAATTCTTGATGTTATGTTATCTTCAGGTGCTAATGCTGTACATCCTGGTTATGGTTTTCTATCTGAAAATGATGACTTTGCAAGATTATGTGAAAAAAATAAAATTACTTTCATTGGTCCTTCTGCTGACTCTATGAATTTGTGTGGTGATAAGATGGAATGTAAAGCTGCAATGCTCAAAGCTAAAGTTCCGACTGTTCCTGGGAGCCCAGGATTAGTTAAAGATGCAAATGATGCAGCAAAAATTGCAAATGATATTGGATATCCTGTAATGTTAAAATCAGTTTATGGTGGTGGTGGTCGAGGAATTAGAATAGTAACTAATGACAAAGAATTACATGAAGGTTTTGAAACAGTAACCTCTGAATCTATTGCTGCTGTTGGAAAATCTGCTATTATTGTTGAAAAATTTCTAGAAAAAACAAGACACATTGAATATCAAATGTGTAGAGATCATCATGGGAATGCAGTACATATTTTTGAAAGAGAATGCTCCATTCAAAGACGAAACCAAAAACTAATTGAACAAACTCCATCACCTGTAGTAGATGATGCAAAAAGAGAAGAAATTGGTGAAATAGTTGTTAGAGCAGCAGAAGCAGTTGATTATACTAATCTTGGTACAGCCGAATTCTTGAGAGCAGATAATGGTGAATTTTATTTTATTGAGATTAACGCACGACTTCAAGTTGAACACCCTATTAGTGAAATGGTTTCAGGTTTAGACTTTGTAAAATTACAAATTGATATTGCAAACGGAGAACCACTTCCGTTCAAACAAAAAGATCTTAAGATGAACGGCTATGCTATTGAATGTAGAATTAATGCAGAAGATACATTTTTGGACTTTGCACCTTCAACTGGGCCTGTTCCAGACGTAACAATTCCTGCAGGACCAAATGTTAGATGTGACACTTACCTTTATCCCGGATCCACGGTATCCCCATTTTATGATTCATTAATGGCAAAACTCTGTACATGGGGACCAACATTTGAAGAATCTAGAACAAGAATGCTTACTGCATTAAATGATATGTATGTTGAAGGTGTTGAAACATCTATTCCTCTTTACAAAACAATTCTAAACTCTGAAGAATACAAAAAGGGTGAACTATCAACTGACTTTTTGAAGCGTTATGATATGATTGATAAATTATCTGAAGACCTTAAGAAAGAAAAAGAAGAGAAAAGTGAAGCTGCTTTGGCTGCAGCCATTATTCATTCTGAATATTTTAAAAACAGAGTTCAAAGTAACACTACTGGCAATGCAACATGGAAAAATAAACTGGATTGA
- a CDS encoding acetyl-CoA carboxylase biotin carboxyl carrier protein subunit, translating into MNYKISDIEKSFDGRIVENLGNNDYVIKINDKEHQLKIINMNAKGIEFILDQQYHTAKYLETFTNEMNLVIDHVPITLNMNTHFDEVVFKNSGGGGTGSAQLALKSQIPGKVVSIAVAEDDSVKKGDVVCTLESMKMQVAVKAHKDGIVKNLKIKEGATVAKGDIITDLE; encoded by the coding sequence ATGAACTATAAGATATCTGATATTGAAAAATCATTTGATGGAAGAATTGTTGAAAACTTGGGTAACAATGATTATGTAATTAAGATAAATGACAAAGAACATCAATTAAAAATTATTAACATGAATGCAAAAGGAATAGAGTTTATCTTAGATCAACAATATCATACAGCAAAATATCTTGAGACTTTTACAAATGAAATGAATCTTGTAATTGATCATGTTCCGATTACACTTAACATGAACACTCATTTCGATGAAGTTGTTTTCAAAAATTCTGGTGGTGGTGGAACTGGCAGCGCTCAGTTAGCATTAAAGAGCCAAATTCCAGGAAAAGTTGTATCTATTGCAGTTGCTGAAGATGATTCGGTTAAGAAAGGAGATGTTGTATGTACACTAGAATCAATGAAAATGCAAGTTGCAGTAAAAGCTCACAAAGATGGGATTGTTAAAAATCTCAAAATCAAAGAAGGTGCAACTGTTGCTAAAGGTGACATTATAACAGATTTAGAATAA
- a CDS encoding redoxin domain-containing protein, translating to MSLNVGDTAPSFELADTELKMRTLDEFKGGKIVLSFIVAASSPVCEVELCTFRDSWKEISDMGAKVIAISNDGPFANKAFAEKHNFNFPLLADYTSKTIKDYGVLMPDLLHIKDYNAAKRSVFIINEDGKIGYKWVSEDPLKEPNYEEIKDFLK from the coding sequence ATGTCATTAAACGTAGGTGATACTGCTCCAAGTTTTGAACTAGCAGATACAGAATTGAAAATGAGGACTTTGGATGAATTTAAAGGTGGAAAAATAGTCCTGTCATTCATAGTAGCAGCTAGTTCTCCTGTTTGTGAAGTAGAACTTTGTACATTTAGAGACTCTTGGAAAGAAATTTCAGATATGGGTGCCAAAGTCATAGCAATTAGTAATGATGGTCCATTTGCAAACAAAGCATTTGCAGAAAAACACAACTTTAACTTTCCATTATTAGCAGACTATACAAGCAAGACAATCAAAGATTATGGTGTTTTAATGCCAGATTTACTTCACATCAAGGATTACAATGCAGCTAAACGTTCTGTTTTCATAATTAATGAAGATGGAAAAATTGGTTACAAATGGGTTTCAGAAGATCCTCTAAAAGAACCAAACTATGAAGAGATTAAAGATTTCTTAAAGTAA
- a CDS encoding NADH-quinone oxidoreductase subunit A, with protein MFAFGIVAMAPALVISRMISPRKRSNPVKFLPMECGQVPSGEGRTHFMMQYYPYILMFVVFDVMAIFLYAWGSALLEIPKIATLPMMGFLAIMFGAMAFALYQSGRRRIW; from the coding sequence ATGTTTGCGTTTGGCATAGTAGCAATGGCACCAGCTTTAGTTATTTCAAGAATGATCTCTCCTCGAAAAAGAAGTAATCCTGTAAAATTTTTGCCAATGGAATGTGGCCAAGTCCCATCCGGAGAAGGAAGAACACATTTCATGATGCAATATTATCCGTATATCCTAATGTTTGTAGTATTTGATGTGATGGCAATTTTCTTGTACGCATGGGGAAGTGCACTTTTAGAAATTCCAAAAATTGCAACTTTACCAATGATGGGGTTCTTAGCTATAATGTTTGGTGCAATGGCGTTTGCATTATACCAATCCGGGAGGAGAAGAATATGGTAG
- the nuoB gene encoding NADH-quinone oxidoreductase subunit NuoB, with protein sequence MLKDLVTPENANVFVGKLGDILEKAIDKPLGYAINWGRIWSLWPVHIETACCSVEFGAASSPRYDVERFGIIEAFGSLRQCDLVVVQGTITRKMAPRLRLVYDQMPEPKYVIAMGACAITGGLYFDSYNVLPGIDGVIPVDVYVPGCPPRPETLIQGCMLLQEKIKRMKARKFV encoded by the coding sequence TTGCTTAAAGATTTAGTTACACCAGAAAATGCAAATGTCTTTGTCGGAAAGTTAGGAGACATTTTAGAAAAAGCAATTGATAAACCATTGGGCTATGCCATTAATTGGGGTAGAATTTGGTCACTCTGGCCTGTCCACATTGAAACAGCTTGTTGCAGTGTAGAATTTGGTGCAGCATCAAGTCCTAGATATGATGTTGAAAGATTTGGTATCATTGAAGCGTTTGGTTCACTCAGACAATGTGATCTTGTAGTTGTTCAAGGAACTATTACAAGAAAGATGGCACCACGTCTCAGATTAGTTTATGATCAAATGCCAGAACCAAAGTATGTAATTGCTATGGGAGCTTGTGCAATTACTGGAGGATTGTATTTTGATTCATACAATGTACTTCCAGGAATTGATGGAGTTATTCCAGTTGATGTCTACGTTCCAGGTTGCCCACCTAGACCTGAAACTCTCATTCAAGGATGTATGTTATTGCAAGAAAAAATTAAGAGAATGAAGGCTAGGAAGTTTGTATAA
- a CDS encoding NADH-quinone oxidoreductase subunit C, whose amino-acid sequence MSTETENPSASANPETKSPPPKAAPKKPEPAPVELPAFEKGISDKIVEKFGDKVEVAFVKEDRVRINVGRENVHEVAEFIRDGLNYDHVESVSGVDYPQDNEIEVVYHIGSYSDSSLARQILVLATRAQRETNPIPGNDATKLPTLRDVFYSVEFHEREVFEMFGVFFEGHPDNRRLLLPEDWADLPPLRKDFAIKGR is encoded by the coding sequence ATGAGTACTGAAACTGAAAATCCTTCTGCATCTGCCAACCCTGAAACAAAATCACCTCCACCTAAAGCTGCACCAAAAAAACCAGAGCCCGCACCTGTAGAATTACCTGCATTTGAAAAAGGTATTTCAGATAAAATTGTTGAAAAATTTGGTGACAAAGTAGAAGTTGCATTTGTAAAAGAAGATAGAGTTAGAATTAATGTTGGAAGAGAAAATGTTCACGAAGTTGCTGAATTCATTCGTGATGGGCTAAATTATGATCATGTTGAATCTGTTTCAGGCGTAGATTACCCTCAAGATAATGAAATTGAAGTTGTTTATCATATCGGATCTTATTCTGATTCTTCATTAGCAAGACAAATTCTAGTTTTGGCTACAAGAGCTCAAAGAGAGACAAATCCAATTCCAGGAAATGATGCAACAAAACTTCCAACACTTAGAGATGTTTTCTACAGTGTTGAATTTCATGAAAGAGAAGTTTTTGAAATGTTTGGCGTTTTCTTTGAAGGTCATCCTGATAATAGACGATTACTTTTACCTGAAGATTGGGCAGATTTACCACCTCTTAGAAAGGACTTTGCAATAAAGGGACGATAG